In one Stenotrophomonas maltophilia genomic region, the following are encoded:
- a CDS encoding MBL fold metallo-hydrolase, which yields MKRLLLVLLLGILAVTAYTFCKSWSLPDFPDSPQYREGKFHNVLPRPAMGLRNGLEIWWTFLFNKPKGTVPAGAIPVQALDRAALEAAPDRSLFRLGHSTILLKLRGQYWLTDPVFSERASPVQWMGPARFHAPPISIEQLPPIAGVILSHNHYDHLDHAAVMQLAGKTTRFIAPLGVGDQLIAWGVDADKVEQLDWWQSTEADGLRLTATPGQHFSGRGLGDSDRSLWASWVIQDGDFRIFFSGDTGYFDGFKAIGEKYGPFDLTMIETGAYDPRWAFVHMQPEQTLQAHLDLRGKWLLPIHNGTFDLALHDWQQPFERITALAAAHDVPIATPMMGEALDMQAPQAGTRWWEQVALR from the coding sequence ATGAAGCGCCTGCTCCTTGTCCTCCTGCTTGGAATCCTCGCCGTGACCGCCTACACCTTCTGCAAGTCCTGGTCCCTCCCCGACTTCCCCGACTCCCCGCAATACCGCGAGGGCAAGTTCCACAACGTACTGCCGCGGCCGGCGATGGGCCTGCGCAACGGGCTGGAGATCTGGTGGACCTTCCTGTTCAACAAGCCGAAGGGGACCGTACCCGCGGGCGCCATACCGGTGCAGGCGCTGGATCGTGCCGCGCTGGAAGCCGCGCCGGATCGCAGCCTGTTCCGGCTGGGGCACTCGACGATCCTGCTGAAGCTGCGCGGCCAGTACTGGTTGACCGACCCGGTCTTCTCCGAACGGGCGTCACCGGTGCAGTGGATGGGCCCTGCGCGCTTCCACGCCCCGCCGATCAGCATCGAACAGCTGCCGCCGATCGCCGGCGTGATCCTCTCGCACAACCATTACGACCACCTGGATCACGCTGCGGTGATGCAGCTGGCGGGCAAGACCACGCGCTTCATCGCGCCGCTGGGTGTGGGTGATCAGTTGATCGCCTGGGGCGTGGACGCGGACAAGGTCGAACAGCTGGACTGGTGGCAATCGACCGAAGCCGATGGCCTGCGCCTGACCGCCACACCCGGCCAGCACTTCTCCGGCCGCGGCCTGGGCGACAGCGACCGCAGCCTGTGGGCCTCGTGGGTCATCCAGGACGGCGACTTCCGCATCTTCTTCAGTGGTGACACCGGCTACTTCGATGGCTTCAAGGCCATCGGCGAGAAGTACGGCCCGTTCGATCTGACCATGATCGAAACCGGCGCATACGATCCGCGCTGGGCATTCGTGCACATGCAGCCGGAGCAGACGCTGCAGGCCCACCTGGACCTGCGCGGCAAGTGGCTGCTGCCGATCCACAACGGCACCTTTGACCTGGCCCTGCATGACTGGCAACAGCCCTTCGAGCGCATCACCGCGCTGGCAGCCGCGCACGATGTGCCGATCGCCACGCCGATGATGGGCGAGGCGCTGGACATGCAGGCGCCGCAGGCAGGCACGCGCTGGTGGGAACAGGTGGCGCTGCGCTGA
- a CDS encoding TetR/AcrR family transcriptional regulator, translated as MSRPPQRLTDRKREAIVRAAVEEFRTAGYEATSMDRIAAAAGVSKRTVYNHFPSKEELFSLILEELWERSIAGVELPYRAEQPLEPQLLALLEQKLELLGDANFIDLARVAMAEIIHSPERAQAIVCRMGEKESGESAWIRAAIADGRLRAVDPEFAAHQLHGLVKSFAFWPQVTMGQAPLGADERARVATSAVAMFLGHYAR; from the coding sequence ATGTCCCGTCCGCCGCAGCGCCTGACCGACCGCAAACGCGAGGCCATCGTGCGCGCGGCGGTGGAGGAATTCCGCACGGCCGGCTATGAAGCCACCAGCATGGACCGGATCGCGGCAGCGGCCGGTGTATCCAAACGCACGGTCTACAACCACTTCCCCAGCAAGGAAGAATTGTTCTCGCTGATTCTGGAGGAACTCTGGGAACGCAGCATAGCCGGCGTCGAGCTGCCCTACCGTGCGGAGCAGCCACTGGAGCCGCAGCTGCTCGCGTTGCTGGAGCAGAAGCTGGAACTGCTGGGTGATGCCAATTTCATCGACCTGGCCCGCGTTGCCATGGCGGAGATCATCCATTCACCCGAACGTGCGCAGGCAATCGTCTGTCGCATGGGCGAGAAGGAGAGTGGGGAAAGCGCCTGGATCCGTGCAGCGATCGCCGATGGCCGGCTGCGTGCGGTCGATCCCGAATTCGCCGCCCATCAGCTGCATGGACTGGTGAAGAGTTTCGCCTTCTGGCCGCAGGTAACGATGGGGCAGGCGCCGCTGGGGGCCGACGAGCGCGCGCGGGTGGCGACATCGGCGGTCGCCATGTTCCTGGGCCACTACGCGCGCTGA
- a CDS encoding aminoglycoside phosphotransferase family protein encodes MSSASARHIGEVLQQSYGITTAAVVPRPVGADANASVYRIDARRGQWWLKCRTYQVQPAVWDTLHWLRGTLGIEEIVAPWPALTGGASVQRWGLQFTLFPYIEGQSGFEAPLSHAQWLRLGNVLRRLHDAEVPESLQRALPTLRLEADALTTVGRWLQPGDALPVAQDRLGSAFLAVWELRRERIAEVHRRASELHDELRDERPPLRLCHTDLHAGNLLMGNEGNLHLIDWDGLSLAPRERDLMFPGAAVGGRWGRERPLGFVEGYGPDLGDPRWIAWYRHWRILQDLIEFEQVLLGGDALERSPQLRRQSLHYLGEQFAPGNVFDAAERAYRALDASPLQR; translated from the coding sequence ATGTCATCCGCTTCGGCGCGCCATATCGGCGAAGTCCTGCAACAGTCCTATGGCATCACCACCGCCGCCGTGGTGCCTCGCCCGGTTGGCGCAGACGCCAATGCCAGCGTTTACCGCATCGACGCGCGACGCGGTCAGTGGTGGTTGAAATGCCGCACCTACCAGGTGCAACCGGCGGTCTGGGACACGCTGCATTGGCTGCGGGGCACCCTGGGCATCGAGGAGATCGTGGCGCCCTGGCCGGCGTTGACCGGCGGCGCGTCGGTCCAGCGCTGGGGCCTGCAGTTCACGCTGTTTCCCTACATCGAGGGCCAGTCCGGTTTCGAGGCGCCGCTCAGCCATGCGCAGTGGCTGCGCCTGGGCAACGTGCTGCGCCGGCTGCATGACGCTGAGGTGCCCGAATCGCTGCAACGCGCGCTGCCGACCCTGCGCCTTGAAGCGGATGCGTTGACCACCGTTGGGCGCTGGCTGCAGCCGGGCGATGCCTTGCCGGTCGCGCAGGATCGGTTGGGCAGCGCGTTCCTGGCCGTCTGGGAGCTGCGCCGCGAACGCATTGCCGAGGTCCACCGCCGCGCGTCGGAACTGCACGATGAACTGCGCGACGAACGGCCGCCGCTGCGGTTGTGCCATACCGACCTGCATGCGGGAAACCTGCTGATGGGTAACGAGGGCAACCTGCACCTGATTGATTGGGATGGCCTGTCCCTGGCGCCGCGCGAGCGGGATCTGATGTTCCCCGGCGCGGCGGTGGGTGGACGCTGGGGGCGCGAACGTCCGCTCGGTTTCGTGGAAGGGTATGGCCCGGACCTGGGGGACCCACGCTGGATCGCCTGGTACCGGCATTGGCGGATCCTGCAGGACCTGATCGAGTTCGAACAGGTGCTGCTGGGGGGCGACGCGCTGGAGCGCTCGCCGCAGCTGCGCCGTCAGTCGCTGCACTACCTGGGCGAACAGTTCGCGCCGGGCAATGTGTTCGACGCAGCCGAACGCGCGTATCGCGCGCTGGATGCGTCGCCGCTGCAGCGTTGA
- a CDS encoding DMT family transporter: MRAALLMLGSTLAFGMMAVAIRYATRYVPTQEVAFFRNAFGLLALLPMLLRPGHAPLKTQQLPRYFVRSAIGLGSMLCAFWALGHLPLAQAVSLSYSTPLFVTIAAVLWLGETVRVRRWAAVVVGFIGVLVIVRPGTTGFTAGSLVAVAAAVLSSLVAIQIKQLTRVDSADTVVLYTYVFWVPLSLVPAVFVWVWPSGVAWLWLLVTGVMGTVGQLLWTRALRLGEVSALTPISFLQLPLVTLCGWLLFNETVDRWTIVGAGIILAANAYIAHREAVLSRRAATAAASAAAKPAE, translated from the coding sequence ATGCGGGCGGCGCTGCTGATGCTCGGCAGCACCCTGGCGTTCGGCATGATGGCGGTGGCGATCCGTTACGCCACCCGTTACGTACCGACCCAGGAGGTCGCCTTCTTCCGCAACGCGTTCGGCCTGCTGGCACTGCTGCCGATGCTGCTGCGGCCGGGCCATGCGCCGCTGAAGACCCAGCAGCTGCCACGCTACTTCGTGCGTAGTGCGATCGGCCTGGGTTCGATGCTGTGCGCGTTCTGGGCGTTGGGCCATCTGCCACTGGCGCAGGCGGTATCGCTCTCGTACTCCACACCGTTGTTCGTCACCATCGCCGCCGTGCTGTGGTTGGGCGAAACCGTGCGTGTGCGCCGCTGGGCCGCAGTGGTGGTCGGTTTCATCGGTGTGCTGGTGATCGTGCGGCCGGGCACCACCGGCTTCACCGCTGGCAGCCTGGTCGCCGTCGCCGCTGCGGTGCTGAGTTCACTGGTGGCCATCCAGATCAAGCAGCTCACCCGCGTGGACAGCGCCGATACCGTAGTGCTCTATACCTACGTCTTCTGGGTGCCGCTTTCGCTGGTTCCGGCAGTGTTTGTCTGGGTCTGGCCCAGTGGCGTGGCCTGGCTGTGGCTGCTGGTCACCGGCGTGATGGGCACGGTCGGCCAGCTGCTGTGGACGCGCGCGCTGCGCCTGGGAGAAGTGTCGGCGCTGACGCCGATCAGCTTCCTGCAGCTGCCGCTGGTGACCCTGTGCGGGTGGCTGCTGTTCAACGAGACCGTGGACCGCTGGACCATCGTCGGTGCGGGCATCATTCTGGCCGCCAACGCTTACATCGCCCACCGCGAGGCCGTGCTGTCGCGGCGGGCGGCGACGGCGGCGGCGTCAGCGGCGGCCAAGCCCGCCGAATGA
- the murB gene encoding UDP-N-acetylmuramate dehydrogenase, which yields MDGLDTAAPLRWTLTRNAPLQALNTFHVRANAAQLLELHDASLLPDVLALPEVSGGPLLVLGSGSNVLIADDVPGTVLVFGNRDISFLEHRADHAVIRAGAGVPWHGLVMWSLQEGLSGLENLALIPGTAGAAPIQNIGAYGAQVGEFIQAVEAWDCHEQAWVRLDNEQCGFAYRDSVFKQQADRYLITAIELKLPLLHDLRMDYAGIREELQAQGVELPSAVDVANAVIAIRRRKLPDPEVLGNAGSFFKNPVLPLEQVDVLLQHFPDLPVFPADREDRRKVSAAWMIEACGWKGFREGDAGVAASHALVLVNHGNATGAELLALARRISASVLEKFGVPIEPEPRLLGAQW from the coding sequence ATGGATGGACTCGACACCGCCGCACCGCTGCGCTGGACACTGACCCGGAACGCGCCGCTGCAGGCGCTGAACACCTTCCACGTGCGTGCCAATGCCGCGCAGCTGCTGGAGCTGCATGACGCATCGCTGTTGCCGGACGTGCTGGCGCTGCCGGAGGTTTCCGGCGGACCGCTGCTGGTGCTGGGCAGCGGCAGCAATGTGCTGATCGCCGACGATGTGCCTGGCACCGTGCTGGTGTTCGGCAACCGCGACATCAGTTTCCTGGAGCATCGCGCCGATCATGCGGTGATCCGCGCCGGTGCCGGCGTGCCCTGGCACGGCCTGGTGATGTGGTCGCTGCAGGAAGGCCTGTCCGGGCTGGAGAACCTGGCCCTGATTCCAGGCACGGCCGGTGCAGCGCCGATCCAGAACATCGGCGCCTATGGCGCACAGGTCGGCGAGTTCATCCAGGCAGTGGAAGCCTGGGACTGCCACGAGCAGGCCTGGGTGCGGCTGGACAACGAACAGTGTGGCTTCGCCTACCGCGACAGCGTGTTCAAGCAGCAGGCAGACCGCTACCTGATCACCGCCATCGAGCTGAAGCTGCCCTTGCTGCACGACCTGCGCATGGACTATGCCGGCATCCGCGAAGAACTGCAGGCGCAGGGCGTGGAGCTGCCCAGTGCCGTGGACGTGGCCAACGCAGTCATCGCGATCCGCCGCCGCAAGCTGCCCGATCCGGAGGTGCTGGGCAATGCCGGCAGTTTCTTCAAGAATCCGGTCCTGCCCCTGGAGCAGGTCGACGTGCTGCTGCAGCATTTCCCGGACCTGCCGGTGTTCCCGGCCGATCGTGAGGACCGGCGCAAGGTCTCCGCAGCGTGGATGATCGAGGCCTGCGGCTGGAAGGGCTTCCGTGAGGGCGATGCAGGCGTTGCTGCCAGCCATGCGCTGGTCCTGGTCAACCATGGCAACGCCACCGGGGCCGAGCTGCTTGCGCTGGCGCGGCGCATTTCCGCGTCGGTGCTGGAGAAATTCGGCGTACCGATCGAACCGGAGCCCCGCCTGCTCGGCGCACAGTGGTGA
- a CDS encoding quinone-dependent dihydroorotate dehydrogenase yields the protein MYSLARPFLFSLDAERAHGLGLSALDVAYRTGTTPLLAARIAPLPSTVFGLTFPNPVGLAAGLDKNGEHIDALFALGFGFVEIGTITPRPQAGNPTPRLFRLPEHNAIINRMGFNNAGVDALVRNVERARNRRGLLGINIGKNKDTPNEQAVDDYVACLDKVYPLADYITVNISSPNTAGLRELQEETALRQLVSQLRDRQEDLAARHGRRVPMLVKVAPDLSERDIDAAARVLGELQVDGVIATNTTIDHSKVAGDPLANEAGGLSGAPVLEQSTLVLRRLRSRLPESVPLVGVGGILSGADAVAKMAAGASLVQCYSGLIFRGPALVSECVEAIRRRREAPSRGAVAPL from the coding sequence ATGTATTCGCTTGCCCGCCCCTTCCTGTTCTCGCTCGACGCCGAGCGCGCCCACGGCCTCGGCCTGTCCGCATTGGACGTGGCCTACCGCACCGGCACCACGCCGCTGCTGGCCGCACGCATCGCGCCGCTGCCGAGCACCGTGTTCGGGCTGACATTCCCCAATCCGGTCGGCCTGGCGGCCGGCCTGGACAAGAATGGCGAGCACATCGATGCGCTGTTCGCGCTGGGTTTCGGCTTCGTCGAGATCGGCACGATCACGCCGCGGCCACAGGCGGGCAACCCGACGCCGCGGCTGTTCCGGCTGCCGGAGCACAACGCCATCATCAACCGCATGGGCTTCAACAACGCCGGCGTGGATGCACTGGTGCGCAACGTCGAGCGTGCACGCAACCGTCGCGGCCTGCTCGGCATCAACATCGGCAAGAACAAGGACACCCCCAACGAGCAGGCCGTCGACGACTATGTGGCCTGCCTCGACAAGGTGTACCCGCTGGCTGACTACATCACCGTCAACATCTCCTCGCCCAACACCGCCGGCCTGCGCGAGCTGCAGGAGGAGACCGCACTGCGCCAGCTGGTCAGCCAGCTGCGTGACCGCCAGGAAGACCTGGCCGCGCGGCATGGCCGGCGCGTACCGATGCTGGTGAAGGTGGCGCCTGACCTCAGCGAGCGCGACATCGACGCTGCTGCGCGCGTGCTCGGCGAGCTGCAGGTGGACGGCGTGATCGCGACCAACACCACGATCGACCACAGCAAGGTGGCCGGCGATCCCCTGGCGAACGAAGCCGGCGGTCTGTCCGGTGCCCCGGTCCTGGAACAGTCCACCCTGGTCCTGCGGCGGCTGCGCTCGCGCCTGCCCGAGTCGGTGCCGCTGGTCGGTGTCGGCGGCATCCTGTCCGGCGCCGACGCAGTGGCCAAGATGGCGGCGGGCGCCTCGCTGGTGCAGTGCTACAGCGGCCTGATCTTCCGCGGGCCGGCGCTGGTATCGGAATGCGTGGAGGCGATCCGCCGCCGCCGCGAAGCGCCCAGCCGTGGCGCGGTGGCGCCGCTGTGA
- a CDS encoding class I SAM-dependent methyltransferase has translation MTSSDSTERFSSRVADYVRYRPDYPPALMEWLHGPMGVDHDARVADIGAGTGISSRLFLDTGHPVVAVEPNAAMRAAAEGWLAAYPLFQAVDGRAEATGLAEHSVDLVSAAQAFHWFDTDAVRVEWQRILRPGGLALIYWNSRLLDASPFLVGYEQLLLDYGTDYSAVAERYQDDATMQAWFGAGLRGQVELPNVQHLDLDALRGRLLSSSYAPQPGHPRHAPMLAALQDLFAAHAVNGQVAFEYRTRAFLGTLD, from the coding sequence ATGACCTCCTCCGACAGCACCGAACGCTTCAGCAGCCGCGTCGCCGATTATGTCCGTTACCGGCCTGACTACCCGCCGGCGTTGATGGAATGGCTGCATGGACCGATGGGCGTCGACCACGATGCACGGGTGGCCGACATCGGCGCCGGTACCGGCATTTCCAGCCGTCTGTTCCTCGACACCGGCCATCCTGTGGTCGCGGTCGAACCCAACGCCGCCATGCGCGCCGCCGCCGAAGGCTGGCTGGCTGCATATCCGTTGTTCCAGGCCGTCGATGGGCGTGCCGAGGCCACCGGCCTGGCAGAGCACAGCGTCGATCTGGTCAGTGCCGCGCAGGCCTTCCACTGGTTCGACACCGACGCCGTCCGTGTCGAATGGCAGCGCATCCTGCGCCCCGGCGGACTGGCGCTGATCTACTGGAACTCACGCCTGCTCGATGCCAGCCCGTTCCTGGTCGGCTATGAGCAGCTGCTGCTCGATTACGGCACGGACTATTCCGCCGTGGCCGAACGCTACCAGGATGACGCCACGATGCAGGCATGGTTTGGCGCCGGGTTGCGCGGCCAGGTGGAACTGCCGAACGTGCAGCACCTGGATCTGGACGCCCTGCGCGGCCGCCTGCTGTCGTCCTCCTATGCGCCACAGCCCGGGCATCCGCGCCATGCACCGATGCTGGCGGCACTGCAGGATCTGTTCGCGGCCCACGCGGTCAACGGCCAGGTCGCCTTTGAATATCGAACCCGAGCCTTCCTCGGCACGCTGGACTGA